A window of the Dermatophagoides farinae isolate YC_2012a chromosome 2, ASM2471394v1, whole genome shotgun sequence genome harbors these coding sequences:
- the LOC124499108 gene encoding uncharacterized protein LOC124499108, protein MISIMMAMLVLLFMVMTPFLTIIQAIPHKLPSTTMNESFASTYQLKDGEVITKLVWANYSAIETRYLHIDLIQMTRNKHEIIQFWLTDGQLIDCEYTNDSKTIEKFHEQFHKINPNIRKDTKSFKMLEQYNNLTEITLPEHLKRLTDYERYERQCRQLHQKVQQHYQSKMGNDIKNDDTLARSRRRTRTKRDSLLFPGTKWCGKGSNGKAFEDLGDYSFADRCCRDHDRCKYSIGPFENQYHLFNYRFHYVSHCSCDERFRSCLKVANSGAANLVGKIYFNVVKTKCFMFKMDDMCIDRTWWGNCIETKRRKRAIFREPMEY, encoded by the exons atgatcaGTATAATGATGGCAATGTTAGTATTACTGTTTATGGTCATGACACCATTCTTGACCATAATTCAAGCCATTCCTCATAAACTGCCATCAACCACCATGAATGAATCTTTCGCGTCAACATATCAATTAAAAGATGGTGAAGTCATTACAAAATTGGTTTGGGCCAATTATTCGGCCATCGAAACTCGATATCTTCATATTGACTTGATTCAG ATGACTCGTAATAAACatgaaataattcaattctgGTTAACCGATGGTCAACTTATCGATTGCGAATATACCAATGACAGCAAAACtatcgaaaaatttcatgaaCAATTTCACAAGATTAATCCGAATATTAGAAAGGATACAAAATCTTTCAAAATGCTTGA acaatataataatttaaccGAAATCACATTACCTGAACATCTGAAACGATTGACTGATTATGAACGCTATGAACGTCAATGTCGACAATTACATCAAAAagttcaacaacattatcaatcTAAAATGGGAAACGatatcaaaaatgatgacactTTAGCCCGATCACGAAGACGAACG AGAACAAAACGAGattctttattatttccCGGTACTAAATGGTGTGGAAAAGGTTCCAATGGTAAAGCTTTCGAAGATCTAGGTGATTATTCATTTGCTGATCGTTGTTGTCG TGATCACGATCGATGTAAATATTCAATTGGTCCATTCgaaaatcaatatcatttattcaattacaG attcCACTATGTTTCACATTGTTCATGCGATGAAAG ATTTCGATCATGCCTAAAAGTGGCCAACTCTGGCGCTGCTAATTTGGTTggtaaaatttatttcaacgTTGTCAAGACCAAGTGTTTTATGTTCAAAATGGATGACATGTGCATCGATCGTACATGGTGGGGTAATTGCATCGAAacgaaaagaagaaaacgTGCCATTTTCCGTGAACCAATGGAATATTAG
- the RpL29 gene encoding ribosomal protein L29: MAKSKNHTNHNQNRKDHRNGIHRPKKMRKQSMKGVDQKLLRNMRFSRKHNKSREELLQLEAQLRQAKK, translated from the exons ATGGCCAAGTCAAAGAATCATaccaatcataatcaaa ACCGTAAAGACCATCGAAATGGTATTCATCGACCAAAAAAGATGCGTAAACAATCGATGAAAGga GTGGATCAAAAATTGTTACGTAACATGCGTTTCTCACGGAAACACAACAAAAGCCGTGAAGAATTATTACAATTGGAAGCTCAATTACGTCAAGCCAAGAAATAG
- the LOC124499107 gene encoding long-chain-fatty-acid--CoA ligase 4, whose product MIIEFLSDTFMIKTNMMDQWFNNLFLIIFDILVTIYTYITLPIYILRQKPENVLKKSQRIRAKQLNENDPKSPWFGVLDRQQYRGSVVDIVETIDELCNNLEKYMSLQNKAVGYRRVLREYVVYGSDGITPLKIDGKIIKKRELSDYNWLSYEQLFERKNHIAIGLLSAGIKRNEPIAILCETCAEYLMMEFAIARAGFVQVNVFPTLGESGIAHAIKETNSKFIFTSWDLLPKIRSVIQKYKLDVSKIIYIERRAETVSDEIIAKEKDFIEPINQSIFVPLTKIEQDGQSCNDDDVAICKPLDKDQVAFIVFTSGSTGVPKGVQLTSNQMIQVCHQMLPSLSEYIGNGLKNIYVAYLPQAHIFESTCEFLIFGLGIPIGFASPFTLTESSPGLAPNTKSDLVLLRPTFMISVPLVLQRIQKQIYNKLESRSSIFIPLFNYLMKYKIIWTQKGFATPLINRIFCKKIREQFGGRLDKIIVGGAPLSSTLQSVIKAALDTTLVQGYGMTETCGACFCMDNDDLTYGCTGAPMLGVYAKLDDWNEGGYRTSDLPNPRGELLVGSKANCLGYLNKPDATNELLVKDKKLNINWVRSGDIAEVYPDGTFKIVDRKKDLVKMANGEYVSLGKIETTLKNCNYIDHICVFGNALANYLVALVVPNEEKLVHLAQTHRIPNEARSTNRMSEILLKSVRETGIENGLKKVEIPTKIQIVSDEWTPDNEMLTAAMKLKRSSIKTRYFSVIDDLFNDSQSNSTEI is encoded by the exons ATGATTATCGAATTCCTATCGGATACGTTtatgatcaaaacaaatatgATGGATCAATGgtttaataatttattcctcatcatatttgatattttggTCACCATTTATACATACATTACATTACCGATTTATATTCTACGacaaaaaccagaaaatgtTCTGAAAAAATCACAACGAATTCGtgcaaaacaattgaatgaaaatgatcccAAATCACCATGGTTTGGTGTTCTGGATCGTCAACAATATCGTGGAAGTGTTGTCGATATTGTCGAAACTATTGATGAATTGTGCAAcaatttggaaaaatataTGTCATTACAGAATAAAGCTGTTGGTTATCGTCGTGTATTGCGTGAATATGTTGTTTATGGATCTGATGGTATAAcaccattgaaaattgatggaaaaattattaaaaaacgTGAATTATCCGATTATAATTGGTTATCATATGAACAACtatttgaacgaaaaaatcatattgCCATAGGATTACTTTCCGCCGGTATTAAACGTAATGAACCAATAGCAATTCTATGTGAAACTTGTGCCGAATATCTAATGATGGAATTTGCAATAGCACGTGCCGGTTTTGTTCAAGTGAATGTATTTCCTACACTTGGTGAATCCGGTATTGCACATGCAATcaaagaaacaaattcaaaatttatttttacatCATGGGATCTATTGCCGAAAATTCGTTCAGTCAttcaaaaatacaaattggATGTATCAAAAATTATCTACATTGAACGAAGAGCGGAAACTGTTtctgatgaaattattgcaAAGGAAAAAGATTTTATCGAACcgataaatcaatcaatttttgtccCATTAACAAAAATCGAACAGGATGGCCAAtcatgtaatgatgatgatgtagcgATTTGTAAACCATTGGATAAGGATCAAGTTGCTTTTATTG TTTTCACTTCAGGCAGTACCGGTGTACCGAAAGGTGTACAATTAAcatcgaatcaaatgattcaagTTTGCCATCAAATGTTACCATCACTTTCAGAATATATTGGTAATGGtctaaaaaatatttacgtGGCATATTTACCACAAGCACATATTTTCGAATCCACTTGTGAATTTCTTATATTCGGTCTTGGTATACCAATTGGTTTTGCCAGTCCATTCACATTGACCGAATCATCACCCGGTCTTGCTCCCAATACTAAATCCGATTTAGTTCTACTTCGTCCGACATTTATGATTTCTGTGCCATTAGTTTTACAACGAATACAGAAACAGATCTATAATAAACTTGAATCACGTTCCtcgattttcattccattatttaattatttaatgaaatataaaattatttgGACCCAAAAAG GTTTTGCAACACCTCTTATTAATAGAatattttgtaaaaaaattcgtgAACAATTTGGTGGACGTTTAGATAAGATAATTGTTGGTGGTgcaccattatcatccacTCTACAATCAGTGATTAAAGCAGCATTGGATACGACGCTCGTACAAGGCTATGGAATGACAGAAACATGTGGTGCATGTTTCTGTATGGATAACGATGATCTTACTTATGGCTGTACTGGTGCACCAATGTTGGGTGTTTATGCTAAACTTGATGATTGGAATGAAGGTGGTTATCGAACCAGTGATCTACCTAATCCACGTGGCGAACTTTTAGTTGGTAGTAAAGCGAATTGTCTTGGATATCTTAATAAACCGGATGCAACCAATGAATTGCTCGTTAaggataaaaaattaaacattaATTGGGTACGGAGTGGTGATATAGCTGAAGTTTATCCTGATGGTACATTCAAAATAGTTGATCGTAAAAAAGATCTGGTTAAAATGGCCAATGGTGAATATGTATCGTTGGGCAAGATTgaaacaacattgaaaaattgtaattataTCGATCACATCTGTGTATTTGGTAATGCATTGGCCAACTATCTTGTTGCATTAGTGGTAcctaatgaagaaaaattggttCATCTAGCACAAACACATCGCATTCCAAATGAAGCACGATCAACAAATCGTATGTCTGAAATTCTATTGAAATCAGTACGTGAAACTGGTATTGAAAATGGATTGAAAAAAGTAGAAATACctacaaaaattcaaattgtatCGGATGAATGGACACCTGATAATGAAATGCTTACAGCAGCAATGAAACTTAAACGTAGTTCAATTAAAACACGTTATTTTTccgttattgatgatttatttaatGATTCACAAAGCAATTCCACCGAAATATAA